From the Bacteroidia bacterium genome, one window contains:
- a CDS encoding YCF48-related protein translates to MKRLLHILLISLLTTLGAHAQVGWFDQSTGDETVLFGVEMLDASVAVAVGPDGVILRTTDGGSSSKLVPSGTQNVLRRIRFHSPTLAVISANDGEMLKSTDAGATWAPLQTGTTKGLYDVHFFDENRWLAIGQGAYVTETTDGGATWKQKASGINNWNEIAFRGSFGLMAGNKGDINVSTNGGASWTKRSSPDDLELRSVCILDDSTAVMSGINGTLIKTTNKGRNWKLVYASIPMASNRVSSVRSLTRDHLVAVAYGGVIIESWNAGETWDPQNSITGQNLESLSFINSKIGTVVGWNGTILRTSNGGTMSVRHDGAALPVGLRILEQYPLPLRHDAVAAGILRLNVEEAGHVRITAVDVLGRTRATLFDGYLVEGSHSVALQPSALNAGTYILHIAQNARAITGKLVIE, encoded by the coding sequence ATGAAACGCCTGCTCCACATTCTTCTGATATCCCTGCTGACCACTCTGGGCGCACACGCACAAGTCGGCTGGTTTGATCAATCCACGGGGGACGAAACAGTACTCTTCGGCGTCGAGATGCTCGACGCATCCGTCGCTGTCGCCGTGGGTCCGGATGGGGTGATACTCCGCACCACCGACGGCGGCTCATCCTCGAAACTGGTCCCGTCCGGCACGCAAAACGTGCTGCGCCGCATTCGCTTCCATAGCCCCACTCTTGCCGTGATCTCGGCCAATGACGGAGAAATGCTGAAATCCACCGACGCGGGCGCCACGTGGGCACCATTGCAGACGGGCACGACGAAAGGCCTGTACGATGTGCACTTCTTTGACGAAAACCGCTGGCTCGCCATTGGCCAGGGTGCGTACGTCACCGAGACCACGGACGGAGGCGCAACCTGGAAGCAAAAGGCTTCCGGGATTAACAACTGGAACGAAATCGCTTTTCGCGGTTCTTTTGGCCTCATGGCCGGAAACAAGGGTGATATCAACGTCAGCACCAACGGGGGAGCAAGCTGGACAAAGCGCTCCTCTCCGGACGATCTCGAACTGCGCTCCGTGTGTATCCTCGACGACAGCACCGCCGTGATGTCGGGCATCAACGGAACGCTGATCAAGACAACGAACAAGGGAAGAAACTGGAAGCTCGTTTATGCGTCCATACCCATGGCATCCAACCGTGTATCCAGTGTCCGCAGCCTCACACGCGATCACCTCGTCGCTGTGGCCTACGGCGGCGTGATCATCGAATCCTGGAATGCCGGAGAAACCTGGGACCCGCAGAACAGCATCACCGGACAAAATCTCGAAAGTCTCTCCTTCATCAACAGCAAGATCGGCACAGTGGTGGGTTGGAACGGAACAATACTCCGCACCAGCAATGGAGGAACAATGTCGGTGCGGCACGACGGTGCGGCGTTACCGGTCGGACTGCGCATTCTGGAACAATATCCCCTCCCCTTGCGTCACGACGCCGTTGCAGCCGGCATCCTTCGTCTCAATGTGGAAGAGGCTGGTCATGTGCGCATCACCGCGGTGGATGTGCTGGGCCGCACACGCGCCACGCTCTTCGATGGCTATCTCGTCGAGGGCAGCCACAGCGTTGCACTGCAGCCATCCGCGCTCAACGCGGGGACCTACATTCTCCACATCGCGCAGAATGCGCGGGCTATCACCGGAAAACTCGTTATTGAATAG
- a CDS encoding alpha/beta hydrolase, whose product MDKKDFALTNRHGDLIRGNIHPAETGEAAPLLIICHGFKGFKDWGMFPFAADTLAAHGISVLRFNFSLNGIGDDPLNFTALDRFERNTASRELEDLDDVINAVEGGDLRIERTDPAKLVVLGHSLGGGISVVKTAEDARIRAVITWAGVSTFDRWGPKIKKQWREQGRMEILNARTNQLMPMGVCMLDDLEINSRRLDILAAAGRIRRPWLILHGDQDVSVPLDEGRKLYSSADASNTTLHVIPNTDHTFGAVHPFAGSTAALDSVLDVTATWLLNEARKW is encoded by the coding sequence ATGGACAAGAAGGATTTCGCTCTCACCAACAGACACGGGGATCTCATCCGCGGGAACATTCATCCGGCTGAGACAGGGGAAGCCGCTCCCTTGCTCATCATCTGTCATGGATTCAAGGGTTTCAAAGATTGGGGGATGTTTCCTTTTGCGGCCGACACCCTCGCCGCGCACGGCATCTCCGTCCTGCGCTTCAATTTTTCTCTCAACGGGATAGGCGATGACCCGCTGAATTTTACCGCTCTCGACCGGTTCGAGCGGAACACCGCTTCGCGTGAGCTTGAGGATCTCGACGATGTCATCAATGCTGTTGAAGGCGGGGATCTCAGGATAGAGCGCACGGACCCTGCGAAGCTCGTCGTGCTCGGGCATTCGCTCGGCGGCGGAATCAGTGTCGTGAAAACCGCGGAGGATGCACGCATCAGAGCGGTGATTACCTGGGCGGGCGTCAGCACGTTCGACCGCTGGGGACCCAAGATCAAGAAGCAGTGGCGTGAGCAGGGGCGCATGGAAATCCTGAACGCGCGCACGAATCAGCTCATGCCCATGGGGGTCTGCATGCTCGACGACCTGGAAATCAATAGCCGACGCCTCGATATCCTTGCCGCGGCGGGACGTATCCGTCGGCCGTGGTTGATCCTCCACGGCGATCAGGACGTTTCCGTGCCTCTCGATGAGGGGCGGAAACTGTATAGTTCAGCCGATGCGAGCAACACGACCCTGCACGTTATCCCCAATACCGATCATACCTTCGGAGCGGTCCATCCTTTTGCGGGGAGCACCGCCGCGCTGGACAGCGTCCTCGATGTCACCGCAACCTGGCTGCTGAACGAAGCGCGCAAATGGTAA